aacaatgcaatatacagatgaagtaTCAGAGAAATCtacccttgaaacctatacagtctttttcttaaatagtttattcatttttagagagagggggagggagggagaaagagagggagagaaacatcaatgtgtggttgcctctcacatgccccctattggggacctggcccgcaacccagacatgtgccctgactggaaattgaactggtgaccctttggttcacaggccagcactcaatccactgagccacaccagccagggctacccttgaaacctatatagtcttattaaccaatgtcaccccaataaataaagTAAAGGACACCACTGAGATGAAACATTTAAACATATGACAAAGACCAAAGGGTTCCCATGGGGGTGGTTGGCTGAGGCACAGTGCAGAAGTCACTTGGAGATGAGGAGGCAAAAGGACTGAGTGGGCAGGATGTAGGAGGTTCATGATCACCGACATTGATGAATCTGAAGTCTGATTCATCATCACTGGTGAACAAAGAGGATGTCTGGGAGAACATAGGCAACACTGAGTGAAGGATGTCCCCCGTATGTTACAATATGAAAACAATTTCCCAGAGGCATTTGTAAATGGACAATCTAAATGACACACTTAGAGGTGTTTTGTCCTTTCAGCTGGAGCCCGAAGTCTCCTGTATTCTGGAGGTGTGTGATGAGATAAACTGACTCAGTTTAGTGTGACAATTTCCTGTTCAAACCTGCAGTGACACTTTGATGAGATACTTTTTTTCCACTATTGTTTCACTCTGAGCCTTCGCAGGGCAGTCTGTGAAGGTAACAGATATTGTTTGTTTTGGTCctgaatttatgattttaaatttctctttttgttaCCCATCTATAGCAGGCCTCTTTGTTGAGAGCCACCTGGCTTCCGCACTAGAGGATGCACGACTTTCTGGCTCACAGAAGGTATGTGTCACTACTCTCCTGTCTCTCTAACAGCCTGTCTCACACAGGGGGGCAAATAAATGCCCAGATGGATGCACCGAAGGTcaattaacatacaaaaaaacCACGTGGAAAATTAGTGCTTCTTTATGAGTAATAtttccatgtgagagagaaaattagTCCTTTTATTTGAATAATTCATGCTAAAAGACaatcataaaatatgaaatatgtggAAGGATTTCTTAGAGTATTCAAATTATTGCCTGTAGGAAATTAATcaaatgcatatacacacatgcccAGCTGGGTTtgtaaatcaaaataatttaatgttgaACCCACAAACATCATGAAAAGGAATAATTCATTTTAGGTTTTTATAATCAGCACAAGGTGTGGTTTTTTTGTGTAGTAatatgttaatttatattttgccCAATCTTTATAAATAgatgtttaaaaagtaattcattgCATGATAAAGGCCAAACACAATTCCTTACACACTTATTTAGATTGAATAAAAGCAGCCCGATTTTTACTAAATGTCAGGATGAGGTAGTTTctgtaaaatgttaaagaaaacttAATTATAAACAAtcaaagcacttttaaaaatttgaacaagCTTGGCAAAAAGATCTACCATACGGACTAAAGAGACTTCTGcttattctattattttacaGGCTATAACTGAATCAGAAATAATCACACAGAAATTGTGATGAAATGATAATTGAGATAACTAACATTGCTGAGCGTTTCTGTGTCAGGTGCGGTGCTAAATACCCCATGCACAATGTCCCAGATATTGCTTTTCCTTTAGATTAGTAAAGTAGGTTACTTGACACTAACTAACTTTTCAAAAGTCACATGTCCTAAGTTTCAAAGCCAGAATTGAATGCTGTTTCTCTGACTGCAGAGTCCATTTCCTGAAACATCAAATGATATCACTTAGTTTATTGTAGTTGCTTAGACGAATAAAGTAATTTTCACGTACTGTGACACCCAAAGGACCTTTCTAAAAGTTTAAACCAACATTATTCCTCCATAAATGACCTCTACTTCATTATCTTATGGACTCAAACATACCCATTAAATCAGTTATCAAttagttttgtaaaataattattttaaatcttttctattgttttattttcatgattttttaagGTTACAGATAAGTTTATTGTATCATGTAACATTTtccaacatataaaatatttctttaaatttttacttaattctCAGAACTCATCCACCattcaaaataaagaaactttTGGTAActactttaataaataaatataagtcattaaataaatataatttggtACAGGAAATTAATGCCAAAACTACTATTTTTCATCATTAAAGCACTTAGTCTTCACTATTggatttcaaaattttcaaaaacatcttttcttctttctaataaAACATGTAATTTCTAAGAGATATTCTAATATTGTCAAAATATTTCTGTGGAATCAAACTTTAAATTAATGAGGATTTTATTATCCATGTACATCTGTATTCCTCACtaattatgtctttttattgctgcaacaaataatatataaacaaatgtagagtatatttaaaaatgtattttaccaTAAGATACTTGTTCAAACCTGTAAGGAATTTAGAACAAGACTTCAATTCTTCAACTGGGAAATGAGCCCGAGACTCCCCCTCTACCCCGCCCAGTGTCACTGTGAGGGATGTCTTCAGGGCATGTGACATTTATTCGTAAGCACACATATTGCAGAGCACAGTCTGGGCCACCGCTCAGCTGCAGAGATGAGTGACCAAAGAGTAACCTATGCAGAACTGAATCTGGTTAAGGACGCAAAGAGACAGCACACGAAACCTAAGGGCACTAAAGGCTCCATTCCAGGAACTGAGCAGGGACTCACCTATGCAGAATTGAATCTTCAAACTGCTTCTCAGGATCTTCGAGGGAGTGACGAGAATGACCATTGCAGAGGTACCACATTCAACAGACACAGCATAACTGTTCTAGGATGTGCGGCTGGGAGCAGACGtgtgggaaagagaaggggataAGCTCACATAGTTTTCATCTTAAAGATCAGGACTTGATATTGGAATATGGTCTGTTAATATGGAAGCTGAGGACTAATTTTATCAGATATTGTTGTAAGTTGTAGTCTTTGACCAGTAACTTGTACAgcattatatttattgaaaatgtaaTGACATATTCTGAGAGGAAGATTACAGGGGTAGATAACAGTTTTGGGGTACAAGTTTATTTATATGATTACCTGTGCTTGGGGGTTTTCTGTTTATAAACTATCTAAACAATTGTCTCCATCTCCCCTTTCTCAGTGTTTCCATTTCCCTCCCTGCAGCATCCCTGCCACCTCCAGAGAAGCTCATTGCTGGGATCCTAGGGGTCATCTGCCTTGTCCTGACCTGCGCTGTGATACCAGTAGCTGTTAATCAACGTAAGTAAGTTTTTGTAATATATGACCTTTTCACTTCAGTATTCATCAATACCTCTAAACACTTCAAAATATTATAGGACTCTCACTTAAAGATATGCATTTGGACTAAATGTAGaatggttattttaaatttgttaaatacGTGACTAATAAGGATTATAGAAAGTATTTTGTATACATTCATATATTCTGATTTCATAACTCAAACATGTGTGTTTGAAGGCTGGAAGACCttagaaatataaattcattttgagattggttaaatgaaataatgtaaagAGATAGTGAATTTTTGTTCTgtagaattttattatattttcccctGAATGGTATTACTTTATTAACTTTttctgacaaaataaattttattgcagATTATTCTAAACAAATCATAATATTTCAAAGTGTTATGAAttgtttagattattttttaagaattttaaagattttctttaatttttgtagcTCGTGCAACACTAAAGAAGAACTATTCCTCCCCAATAACGAAGATCCAGAAAGGTACATAATTTTCAACATTCTCGTATTTGCACagtttatatttttgtctctatCTTAGGTAAGATAAAAATGGTAacaaatattttggggggaacaTGAATTATAGAATGGGCTACAATTGTTTATAATAATATTTGTGGaagagttttttttcttatgcaACTATATAAAGAAATACTCATTTAAAATCTCCAAACCCACTGTTGCCTATTGGCTCAAACTTCCCACTGTTACAATATgacaaaataagtaattttactCTTCTTAACAAGTGCTTTCATTCATTGACTCTTGGATATGTGTAGAGtggatatttgtgtgtgtgtgtttgctttatATGGGCACGTGAATTAGGGGGTGAGGGGCTGACTCTTCTGTGTGTTTTTGTGAGTGTGTTTTGCATTATATGTACCAGCCTGTGAGGATGCTTAGAaatattatgtacatatatgtttatacttGTGCAATTATGTAagttaagtttcatttttaaacatcaaGTTGTCATTGCCTAATAATTCATCATCGTTCCTCAGCACATTCTTGTGGTCATTGTCCACCAGACTGGTTTACATATTCCAACAACTGCTATTACATCAGCACTGAAGAGAAAACATGGACTGAGAGTTCGATGGCCTGTGCCTCTAAGAGCTCTAGCCTGGTCTGTatagatgatgaagaagaaaaggtGAGATATCAAACATTTCATACACTTCATTAATGGCTTGTTTCAGTCAATATTGTATTTGTAGCATTCATccatatttttgtatgtatttgtagCTATTTAAAgtctgtgtaatattccattgtttgactttataatattttgttatattgtatACCAGTAATGTACATTTGCTTTTCATAGAAAACTGTGCTATATGTGTTTGGTTTCTAAATTCAACTTTGCCATTTAACTTCACCTTATGTGAAGGACACTAACCACATCACAGCTGAGCAGATTGGTTACACAGGGGGGAGAACCAGGTGATTACAAATCAGATCACGAAATGCAGCTGGCAGTCCTCCACAGCCCTGCCCCTGAGCATTCGTTCTCTCAGCCCTTCTCCTCGCTCACCGCTTACCCACCGGGCTGACTTTGAGTATTGTAGAGtctctttgcttgtttttgaaccTCATATAAAGGAAATCATACAGTAGAcatttttcttcctgccttttttcaCTCCCATATGCTATTGTTGCCTTTTATCTGTATTGCATTTATCTGCTGTTAGGTAATTTTCACTGCTGACTTACGTGAATGTAACATTTGAAAATCCACCTATGTGATGTCTTTCATTGGGGATGTGAGTCTCATGCCCTCAGGGATGAAGAACCTTTCTAAGTCCGTTTCTTTTAGTCATAAAATCCTGTTTGCTTGTTCCACCTCCAACCCACCTACCCTGGTTTCTCTCAGGGAAAGGAGAGACACTTGCTCTGCTTGCTTTTGTGAGCAGGTGTCCTGATGGATCACCCTCTAGGCCTGCCTGGATTTGCTGGGCAGGCTTCCCTCTGCAGGGCGGAGGAGGAATGGTTTCCTTCAGCCACCTCCTTTtgctgggtggggtgtgggaagcACCAAGCCTCACTTTCATTTGGGTGGGAGTATAAGATACCCTCTCCCAGTGTTTTTCCCTAATCCTGGTGTaccaaattattttccttctttccacctttca
This DNA window, taken from Desmodus rotundus isolate HL8 chromosome 3, HLdesRot8A.1, whole genome shotgun sequence, encodes the following:
- the LOC112318526 gene encoding NKG2-A/NKG2-B type II integral membrane protein-like isoform X1; its protein translation is MSDQRVTYAELNLVKDAKRQHTKPKGTKGSIPGTEQGLTYAELNLQTASQDLRGSDENDHCRASLPPPEKLIAGILGVICLVLTCAVIPVAVNQPRATLKKNYSSPITKIQKAHSCGHCPPDWFTYSNNCYYISTEEKTWTESSMACASKSSSLVCIDDEEEKKFLSFLSPASWIGVFRRSRDQPWMLINGSTPTLQITESPPGNRNCVMLHKYGLAASSCESSKIYICKHRFYG
- the LOC112318526 gene encoding NKG2-A/NKG2-B type II integral membrane protein-like isoform X2; translation: MSDQRVTYAELNLVKDAKRQHTKPKGTKGSIPGTEQGLTYAELNLQTASQDLRGSDENDHCRASLPPPEKLIAGILGVICLVLTCAVIPVAVNQPRATLKKNYSSPITKIQKAHSCGHCPPDWFTYSNNCYYISTEEKTWTESSMACASKSSSLVCIDDEEEKKFLSFLSPASWIGVFRRSRDQPWMLINGSTPTLQTCYLLLRGLPSYNVEQECAFSPPQDNRIATR